A genomic region of Zea mays cultivar B73 chromosome 6, Zm-B73-REFERENCE-NAM-5.0, whole genome shotgun sequence contains the following coding sequences:
- the LOC103630686 gene encoding uncharacterized protein, whose product MALGPLGRFFFLWRSPFSVAWLAAVRDSVSCCWAVFFVPFPGPGIQYPDAFSGAAPEGAFSLDRVESRGVVGLFASASSLGQRREKDWWNKEAAEFER is encoded by the exons atggCGCTCGGTCCCCTGGGCCGCTTCTTCTTCCTCTGGCGTTCTCCTTTCTCCGTCGCTTGGCTTGCAGCGGTGCGGGACTCGGTCTCCTGTTGTTGGGCCGTCTTCTTCGTGCCGTTCCCTGGCCCAGGGATACAGTATCCCGATGCTTTCAGCGGAGCGGCCCCTGAAGGCGCGTTTTCCTTGGATCGGGTGGAGTCCAGGGGTGTCGTCGGTCTCTTCGCGTCTGCTTCCTCTCTCGG ACAAAGAAGGGAAAAAGACTGGTGGAACAAGGAAGCCGCAGAATTCGAAAGATAA